Proteins from a single region of Pseudomonas phenolilytica:
- a CDS encoding DUF421 domain-containing protein — MTPFDWQRILLDDFPLLFIAEVSMRALFAFAAVFAFLKISGRRGIRQLSVFELVIILTLGSAAGDVSFYEDVPLLPIIAVFVTLLGLYRFTVLLMTRSPRFGSWLEGKPVTIIRDGLYELHSLNRHDISADEFFMELRQQGVEHLGQVRLGILETDGDVSLFFHTPDQVRPGLSVLPPEHRPEFRQAPASDLYACSHCGFPQVLESQQEMNCPRCGHRCWCKALTHPRLH, encoded by the coding sequence ATGACGCCCTTCGACTGGCAACGCATCCTGCTCGATGACTTCCCGCTGCTGTTCATCGCCGAGGTGTCGATGCGCGCGCTGTTCGCCTTCGCCGCCGTGTTCGCCTTCCTCAAGATCAGCGGTCGGCGCGGCATCCGCCAGCTATCGGTGTTCGAACTGGTGATCATCCTGACGCTCGGTTCGGCTGCGGGAGATGTGTCCTTCTATGAAGACGTCCCGCTGCTGCCGATCATTGCCGTGTTCGTCACCCTGCTTGGGCTGTATCGCTTCACGGTATTGCTGATGACCCGCAGCCCGCGCTTCGGCAGCTGGCTTGAAGGCAAGCCGGTGACGATCATCCGCGATGGCCTCTACGAACTGCACAGCCTGAATCGCCATGACATCTCCGCCGACGAGTTCTTCATGGAGCTGCGTCAGCAGGGCGTGGAACACCTCGGTCAGGTCCGACTGGGCATTCTCGAAACCGACGGTGATGTCAGCCTGTTCTTCCATACGCCGGATCAGGTGCGTCCGGGTTTGTCGGTACTGCCGCCGGAGCATCGCCCGGAGTTCCGGCAGGCTCCGGCCAGCGACCTGTATGCGTGCAGCCACTGCGGTTTTCCACAGGTACTTGAAAGCCAGCAGGAGATGAACTGTCCGCGCTGCGGGCATCGCTGCTGGTGCAAGGCGCTGACCCACCCACGCCTGCACTGA
- the imuA gene encoding translesion DNA synthesis-associated protein ImuA encodes MTSVVALDRLLDARRVWRGQAIVAPAASQPTGHAALDAALPGGGWPEAALSEILLAAPGTGELHLLWPTLARLTMTGERVVLVGPPHLPYPQAWLAAGVDLRQLSIVHASGRDALWATEQCLRSGSCGAVVCWPRQAEDRALRRLQVAAETGQTLAFAYRPQAEALNPSPAALRLAIDAHPAQLRVLKCRGGLAPARPIAASAWR; translated from the coding sequence ATGACATCCGTGGTTGCCCTCGATCGCCTGCTCGATGCACGCCGTGTCTGGCGTGGGCAGGCCATCGTCGCCCCAGCCGCCAGCCAGCCGACCGGACATGCCGCGCTGGATGCTGCCCTTCCGGGTGGTGGCTGGCCGGAGGCGGCGCTGAGCGAGATTCTCCTCGCCGCGCCCGGCACCGGCGAGCTGCACCTGCTGTGGCCGACCCTTGCCCGGCTGACCATGACTGGCGAGCGGGTGGTGCTGGTCGGCCCGCCACATCTGCCCTACCCCCAGGCCTGGCTGGCCGCCGGCGTCGATCTGCGTCAGTTGAGCATCGTCCACGCGAGCGGGCGCGATGCGCTGTGGGCGACCGAACAATGCCTGCGCTCGGGCAGCTGTGGCGCCGTGGTGTGCTGGCCGAGGCAGGCGGAAGATCGCGCCCTGCGGCGCCTGCAAGTGGCCGCCGAAACCGGACAGACGCTGGCGTTCGCCTATCGTCCGCAGGCTGAAGCGCTGAACCCCTCGCCCGCCGCCCTGCGCTTGGCCATCGACGCTCACCCGGCGCAACTGCGCGTGCTCAAGTGCCGGGGCGGCCTGGCGCCGGCACGGCCGATCGCCGCCAGCGCCTGGCGGTGA
- a CDS encoding MATE family efflux transporter, whose amino-acid sequence MPSESRAGRVRTELRTLFALALPMMIAQLANTAMGFVDTVMAGRVSAHDLAAVALGNSIWVPVFLFLTGVILATTPNVAQRFGAGRHGDIGPLVRQALWMGGGLGSLCAVLMWNAEPMLHWMNVEAALIDPSMGYLRAVACGFPAIGLYQVLRCYSDGLGHSRPSMVVGVLGLLLNIPLNYIFIYGKLGAPALGGVGCGVATSLVMLFMLLAMLFWVRRAAPYRPSQLFAHFEWPRWPVLSPLLAVGLPIGIAVFAEASIFSVIALLIGALGATVVAGHQIALNFTSLIFMIPLSLGMAVTVRVGQALGRSAPRDARFAAGVGVGTGLVYACFSATAMLLFAVPIARIYTPDPAVIAVASGLFFYAALFQFSDVVQVTAAGALRGYQDTRMTMIFTLFAYWGIGLPIGYVLGLTNHFGPASGPGGLWQGLIAGLSCAAVLLSIRLARSARRAIRLQQARPAQA is encoded by the coding sequence ATGCCTTCTGAGTCGAGAGCCGGCCGGGTGCGGACCGAGCTGCGTACCCTCTTCGCCCTCGCCCTGCCGATGATGATCGCTCAGCTGGCCAATACGGCGATGGGCTTCGTCGATACGGTGATGGCGGGCCGGGTCAGTGCGCACGATCTGGCGGCGGTGGCCTTGGGCAACTCCATCTGGGTTCCGGTTTTTCTGTTCCTGACCGGCGTGATCCTGGCCACGACGCCGAACGTGGCACAGCGTTTCGGCGCCGGCCGCCACGGCGATATCGGTCCGCTGGTGCGCCAAGCGTTGTGGATGGGCGGCGGCCTCGGCAGCCTGTGCGCCGTCCTGATGTGGAACGCCGAGCCGATGCTGCACTGGATGAACGTCGAGGCAGCGCTGATCGACCCCAGCATGGGCTATCTACGCGCTGTCGCCTGCGGCTTTCCGGCGATCGGGCTGTATCAAGTGCTGCGTTGCTACAGCGACGGTCTCGGCCACTCGCGCCCGAGCATGGTGGTCGGCGTTCTCGGCCTGCTGCTGAATATCCCGCTCAACTACATCTTCATCTACGGCAAGCTCGGCGCGCCGGCACTCGGCGGTGTTGGCTGCGGTGTCGCGACGTCGCTGGTCATGCTGTTCATGCTGCTGGCCATGCTGTTCTGGGTGCGCCGCGCCGCGCCGTATCGACCGAGTCAGCTGTTCGCCCACTTCGAATGGCCGCGCTGGCCGGTGCTCAGCCCTCTGCTGGCGGTCGGTCTGCCGATCGGCATCGCGGTGTTTGCCGAAGCCAGCATCTTCTCGGTCATTGCCCTGCTGATCGGCGCATTGGGCGCGACGGTGGTGGCCGGACACCAGATAGCGCTGAACTTCACCTCGCTGATCTTCATGATCCCGCTGTCGCTGGGCATGGCAGTCACCGTGCGGGTGGGACAGGCGCTGGGCCGTAGCGCACCGCGCGATGCGCGTTTCGCCGCCGGCGTCGGGGTGGGCACGGGGCTGGTGTATGCCTGTTTTTCCGCCACCGCGATGCTGCTGTTCGCCGTGCCGATCGCCCGCATCTACACGCCCGACCCCGCGGTGATTGCCGTGGCGTCCGGGCTGTTCTTCTATGCGGCGCTGTTCCAGTTCTCCGATGTCGTGCAGGTCACCGCTGCCGGCGCCCTGCGCGGTTACCAGGACACGCGCATGACTATGATCTTCACCCTCTTCGCCTACTGGGGTATCGGCCTGCCGATCGGCTACGTGCTCGGCCTGACCAACCACTTCGGCCCGGCATCCGGCCCCGGCGGGCTATGGCAGGGGCTGATCGCCGGACTGAGCTGTGCAGCGGTGCTGCTCAGCATACGCCTGGCGCGCAGCGCACGGCGCGCGATTCGTCTTCAGCAGGCTCGCCCGGCTCAGGCCTGA
- a CDS encoding error-prone DNA polymerase, producing MSGYAELHCLSNFSFQRGASSAQELFERAARLGYRALAITDECTLAGIVRAWQAAKDSGVPLIVGSEVRIENGPRLILLVETLTGYQALCRLITLARRRCEKGRYRLLFDDFVESPDGLLAIWLPDDDDDHLPRLRRLFPQRLWLAVELHRGADDAAQLQYLLERATSCGLPPVACGDVHMHARGRRALQDCMTAIRHHLPVAEAGAHLFPNGERHLRRHEELAELYPPALLAETLRIAARCTFDLGQLRYHYPRELVPHGHDATSWLRELAERGAHWRWPNGVPERARGLLEHELKLIAELAYESYFLTVHDIVNWARERQILCQGRGSAANSTVCFALGITELDPTLPGRRLLFERFLSRERKEPPDIDVDFEHERREEVIQYVFSRYGRHRAALTAVVSTYHSAGALRDVAKALGLPADQVNTLADCCGRWSDRVPSAERLAEAGFDANNPLLRRVLALTGELIGFPRHLSQHPGGFVISEHPLQTLVPVENASMAERTVIQWDKDDLDLVGLLKVDVLALGMLSALRRCFALIERYRGTRWTLASLPQEDPATYAMISRADTIGVFQIESRAQMAMLPRLRPRKFYDLVIQVAIVRPGPIQGDMVHPYLRRRNSEEPVLYPSDELMPVFERTLGVPLFQEQVMELAIIAADYSPGEADELRRSMAAWKRHGGLEHHRERLTARMLAKHYEPEFITRIFEQIKGFGSYGFPESHAASFALLTYASSWLKCHEPAAFACALINSWPMGFYSPDQVLQDARRHGIEVRPVDVCHSDWDCSLEPGAKAQPAIRLGLRMIRGLREADARRIEGARQAQAFSDVDDLSRRAGLDARARETLADAGALHGLAGHRHHARWAVAGVEPQLPLFAELAATTEAPVNLPLPTTGEDLLTDYATLGTTLGPHPLTLLRDQLRARRCRSSRELADAEPGRPVSVAGLVIGRQRPQTASGVVFVTLEDEFGLINVVVWQHLAERQRPVLLQSQLLQVDGHLESAHGVRHVIAGRLRDLSALLSGLDVRSRDFQ from the coding sequence ATGAGTGGTTACGCCGAACTGCACTGCCTGTCCAACTTCAGCTTCCAGCGCGGCGCTTCCAGCGCCCAGGAGCTGTTCGAGCGGGCAGCGCGACTGGGCTACCGCGCCCTGGCGATCACCGACGAATGCACGCTGGCAGGTATCGTCCGCGCCTGGCAGGCAGCCAAGGACAGTGGCGTACCACTCATCGTCGGCAGTGAGGTGCGTATCGAAAACGGCCCCCGGCTGATCCTGCTGGTTGAAACCCTGACCGGCTATCAGGCGCTTTGCCGCTTGATCACCCTGGCTCGCCGCCGTTGCGAGAAGGGTCGCTATCGCCTTTTGTTCGACGATTTCGTCGAGTCCCCGGACGGGCTGCTGGCAATCTGGCTGCCGGATGATGACGACGACCACCTGCCCAGGCTGCGCCGCTTGTTCCCGCAGCGACTGTGGCTGGCCGTCGAACTGCATCGCGGCGCGGATGACGCCGCGCAACTGCAGTACCTGCTTGAGCGGGCGACGTCCTGCGGGCTACCGCCGGTGGCCTGCGGCGACGTGCATATGCACGCCCGCGGACGGCGTGCCCTGCAGGACTGCATGACCGCCATCCGCCACCACCTGCCGGTGGCCGAGGCCGGCGCCCACCTGTTCCCCAACGGCGAGCGCCATCTGCGGCGTCACGAGGAACTGGCCGAGCTGTATCCGCCCGCCCTGCTCGCCGAAACCCTGCGCATCGCCGCGCGCTGCACCTTCGATCTCGGCCAGTTGCGCTACCACTATCCGCGCGAACTGGTTCCGCACGGACATGACGCCACCTCCTGGCTGCGCGAGCTGGCCGAGCGCGGCGCCCACTGGCGCTGGCCGAACGGCGTGCCCGAGCGGGCCCGCGGGCTGCTCGAACATGAGCTGAAGCTGATCGCCGAGCTGGCGTACGAGAGCTACTTCCTCACCGTGCATGACATCGTGAACTGGGCACGTGAGCGGCAGATTCTTTGTCAGGGGCGTGGTTCGGCGGCTAACTCCACGGTGTGTTTCGCCCTCGGCATCACCGAACTCGACCCCACCCTGCCGGGGCGTCGTCTGCTATTCGAGCGTTTTCTCTCGCGCGAGCGCAAGGAGCCGCCGGATATCGACGTGGACTTCGAGCACGAGCGCCGCGAGGAAGTCATCCAGTACGTCTTCAGCCGCTATGGCCGCCACCGCGCCGCGCTCACCGCCGTGGTCAGCACCTATCACAGCGCCGGCGCACTGCGCGACGTGGCCAAGGCGCTCGGCCTGCCAGCCGACCAGGTGAATACGCTGGCCGACTGCTGCGGGCGCTGGAGCGACCGTGTGCCCTCGGCCGAGCGCCTGGCCGAGGCTGGCTTCGATGCGAACAACCCGCTGCTGCGCCGGGTGCTGGCACTGACCGGCGAACTGATCGGCTTCCCCCGCCACCTGTCGCAGCATCCTGGCGGCTTCGTGATCAGCGAACACCCGCTGCAGACCCTTGTGCCGGTGGAGAACGCCAGCATGGCCGAGCGCACGGTGATCCAGTGGGACAAGGACGACCTCGATCTGGTCGGACTGCTCAAGGTCGATGTGCTCGCGCTCGGCATGCTCAGTGCGCTGCGTCGCTGCTTCGCCCTGATCGAGCGTTATCGCGGCACACGCTGGACGCTGGCCAGCCTGCCGCAGGAGGATCCGGCGACCTACGCCATGATCAGCCGCGCCGACACCATCGGCGTGTTCCAGATCGAGTCACGGGCGCAGATGGCCATGCTGCCGCGCCTGCGCCCGCGCAAGTTCTACGATCTGGTGATCCAGGTGGCCATCGTCCGCCCAGGGCCGATCCAGGGCGACATGGTTCATCCGTACCTGCGCCGGCGTAACAGCGAGGAGCCGGTGCTCTATCCCTCCGACGAACTCATGCCGGTATTCGAGCGCACCCTTGGCGTGCCGCTGTTCCAGGAGCAGGTGATGGAACTGGCTATCATCGCCGCCGACTACAGCCCCGGTGAGGCCGACGAACTGCGCCGCAGCATGGCTGCCTGGAAGCGCCACGGCGGCCTGGAACATCATCGCGAACGGCTGACCGCGCGGATGCTCGCCAAGCACTACGAGCCGGAATTCATCACGCGTATCTTCGAGCAGATCAAAGGCTTCGGCAGCTACGGCTTCCCCGAATCCCACGCCGCCAGCTTCGCCCTGCTTACCTACGCCAGCAGCTGGCTGAAATGCCACGAGCCGGCGGCGTTCGCCTGCGCGCTGATCAACAGCTGGCCGATGGGTTTCTACAGCCCCGATCAGGTATTGCAGGATGCCCGGCGCCACGGCATCGAAGTGCGACCGGTAGACGTATGCCACAGCGACTGGGATTGCAGCCTGGAGCCCGGCGCCAAGGCACAGCCGGCGATCCGCCTGGGCCTGCGGATGATTCGCGGCCTGCGTGAGGCGGATGCGCGGCGCATCGAGGGCGCTCGCCAGGCACAAGCGTTCAGCGATGTCGATGACCTCAGCCGGCGCGCCGGACTGGACGCCCGCGCGCGCGAAACGCTGGCCGATGCTGGCGCCCTGCACGGCCTTGCCGGTCATCGTCATCACGCACGCTGGGCCGTTGCCGGGGTCGAACCGCAGCTGCCGCTGTTCGCCGAGCTGGCCGCAACGACGGAAGCGCCGGTGAACCTGCCGCTGCCCACGACTGGCGAGGACCTGCTGACCGACTACGCAACCCTCGGCACGACGCTTGGACCGCATCCGCTGACGCTGCTGCGCGACCAGCTGAGGGCACGGCGCTGCCGCAGTTCACGCGAGCTGGCCGATGCCGAGCCCGGTCGGCCGGTCAGCGTGGCCGGCCTGGTGATCGGTCGGCAGCGCCCGCAGACCGCCAGCGGCGTGGTGTTTGTCACCCTGGAAGATGAGTTCGGATTGATCAATGTGGTGGTCTGGCAGCATCTGGCCGAACGCCAGCGCCCGGTGCTGCTGCAGTCGCAACTGCTGCAGGTCGACGGTCATCTGGAGTCCGCTCATGGTGTGCGCCACGTGATAGCCGGCCGACTGCGCGACCTCAGTGCGCTGCTCTCGGGGCTGGATGTGCGCAGCCGAGACTTCCAGTGA
- the pdxB gene encoding 4-phosphoerythronate dehydrogenase PdxB, whose translation MRILADENIPLVDAFFAGFGSIRRMAGRSINRAALEQADVLLVRSVTRVDRELLAGTPVRFVGTCTIGTDHLDLDYFLEAGITWASAPGCNARGVVDYVLGSLLTLAERQGEELTTRRYGVVGAGEVGGRLVEVLRGLGWDVRVCDPPRQAREAGDFVTLEEVIAECDVISLHTPLELQGAHPTFHLFDASRLAQLRPGSWLINASRGAVVDNAALRELLLRRPDLQVVLDVWEGEPQVDVALAELCQLATPHIAGYSLDGKLRGTAQVYQAFCAAQGLAPTVTLDELMPAPALQALSFDGSADPRALLATLCRAVYDPRSDDAAFRRSLRGDEAQRRVAFDQLRKAYPPRREIDGVRVHIHGDNDELTRVVRGLGALLG comes from the coding sequence ATGCGTATCCTCGCCGACGAAAACATTCCTTTGGTCGATGCCTTCTTCGCCGGCTTCGGCAGCATCCGCCGCATGGCCGGTCGCTCGATCAACCGGGCGGCGCTGGAGCAGGCCGACGTGCTGCTGGTGCGCTCGGTGACCCGCGTCGATCGCGAATTGCTCGCCGGCACGCCGGTGCGCTTCGTCGGCACCTGCACCATCGGCACCGATCATCTGGACCTCGACTATTTCCTCGAAGCTGGCATCACCTGGGCCAGTGCGCCCGGCTGCAATGCGCGCGGTGTGGTGGATTACGTGCTGGGCAGCCTGCTGACGCTGGCCGAACGGCAGGGCGAGGAACTGACGACACGTCGCTACGGCGTGGTCGGCGCGGGCGAAGTGGGCGGGCGGCTGGTGGAGGTGTTACGCGGCCTGGGCTGGGATGTGCGGGTCTGCGATCCGCCGCGTCAGGCGCGCGAGGCGGGGGACTTCGTCACGCTGGAGGAAGTCATCGCCGAGTGCGATGTGATCAGCCTGCATACGCCACTGGAATTGCAGGGTGCACACCCGACCTTCCATCTGTTCGACGCTTCCCGACTGGCGCAACTGCGTCCTGGCAGCTGGCTGATCAACGCCAGCCGCGGTGCGGTGGTGGACAATGCCGCGCTGCGCGAACTGCTGCTACGTCGACCGGATCTGCAGGTGGTACTGGATGTCTGGGAAGGCGAGCCGCAGGTCGACGTCGCCCTGGCCGAATTGTGCCAGCTGGCCACGCCGCATATCGCCGGCTACAGCCTGGACGGCAAGCTGCGCGGTACCGCGCAGGTGTATCAGGCATTCTGTGCTGCCCAAGGGCTGGCGCCGACAGTGACGCTGGACGAGTTGATGCCGGCGCCGGCGCTGCAGGCGCTGAGCTTCGATGGCTCTGCCGATCCACGTGCCCTGTTGGCTACGCTGTGCCGCGCGGTCTACGACCCGCGTAGCGACGATGCCGCGTTCCGTCGCAGCCTGCGCGGTGACGAGGCGCAGCGCCGTGTTGCCTTCGACCAGCTGCGCAAGGCCTACCCGCCACGGCGCGAAATCGACGGCGTGCGGGTGCACATACATGGCGATAACGACGAATTGACCCGTGTCGTGCGCGGGCTGGGTGCGCTGCTGGGCTAG
- a CDS encoding Y-family DNA polymerase has translation MLWACILLPQLAMDGVLRERSDPAAPLALLTGPAQRRVLQAVNPSARELGLKPGQTLAAAQALTRNFTSADYDLAAIERWQRFLASWAYGFSAQVSLHYPRCLLLEVQSSLGLFGPWPRFEARLRQELNALGFRQRITVAPNPAAARILANAHDGLAVSDDTTLREALGRLPVERLGLSREVATAFARMGLRSLSQLLALPRDSVARRFPAEVLLQLDTLLGQRPLALEFYRPPDVFDARIELNFEVESHQALLFPLRRLTADLAAYLAGRDSGVQRFVLQLEHRDLADSQVVVGLLAAEREAGMLFELTRGRLEQLQLPAPVLAVRLLARELPAFTPQHRQLFDERAQQTLPWEQLRERLRARLGDHAVQGLGACADHRPEHAWQTQAQAPRTALPASGPRPGWLLTAPQPLRESSLRILAGPERIESGWWDGEDIRRDYYLIETRAGQRGWAFRPLGSDGPLLLHGWFA, from the coding sequence ATGCTCTGGGCCTGCATCCTGCTGCCGCAACTGGCGATGGACGGCGTGCTGCGTGAACGCAGCGACCCTGCCGCGCCGTTGGCCTTGCTCACCGGCCCGGCACAGCGGCGCGTGCTGCAGGCGGTCAATCCGTCGGCGCGCGAACTCGGCCTGAAACCCGGCCAGACGCTGGCTGCCGCTCAGGCACTGACCCGCAATTTCACCAGCGCCGACTACGATCTGGCGGCCATCGAGCGCTGGCAGCGCTTCCTGGCCTCCTGGGCCTATGGCTTCAGCGCTCAGGTCAGCCTGCATTACCCGCGCTGCCTGCTGCTGGAAGTGCAGTCCAGCCTCGGCCTGTTCGGCCCCTGGCCACGCTTCGAGGCGCGCCTGCGCCAGGAACTGAACGCTCTGGGCTTTCGCCAGCGCATCACCGTCGCCCCCAACCCGGCAGCGGCACGGATACTCGCCAATGCCCACGATGGTCTGGCGGTGAGCGATGACACAACGCTGCGCGAGGCGCTCGGGCGTTTGCCGGTGGAGCGCCTTGGCCTGTCGCGCGAAGTGGCCACGGCCTTCGCGCGCATGGGGTTGCGCAGCCTTTCGCAACTGCTCGCCCTGCCTCGCGACAGCGTGGCCCGGCGCTTCCCGGCCGAGGTGCTGCTGCAGCTCGACACCCTGCTCGGGCAGCGGCCACTGGCGCTGGAGTTCTACCGCCCGCCGGATGTTTTCGACGCGCGCATCGAATTGAACTTCGAGGTCGAGTCGCACCAGGCGCTGCTGTTCCCGCTGCGCCGGCTCACCGCCGATCTGGCCGCCTACCTCGCCGGGCGCGACAGCGGCGTACAGCGCTTCGTCCTGCAACTGGAACATCGCGACCTGGCCGACAGCCAGGTCGTCGTCGGCCTGCTGGCTGCCGAGCGCGAGGCCGGCATGCTGTTCGAGCTGACCCGCGGCCGCCTGGAACAGCTGCAACTGCCGGCACCGGTGCTGGCAGTGCGATTGCTGGCGCGCGAGCTGCCGGCCTTCACCCCGCAACACCGCCAGCTGTTCGATGAAAGAGCGCAGCAAACGCTGCCCTGGGAACAGCTGCGCGAACGCCTGCGCGCGCGTCTCGGCGACCATGCTGTGCAGGGCCTCGGCGCCTGCGCCGATCATCGCCCCGAACATGCATGGCAGACGCAGGCACAGGCGCCACGTACAGCCCTGCCGGCAAGCGGCCCGCGCCCCGGCTGGTTGCTGACCGCGCCGCAGCCGCTGCGCGAAAGCTCGCTGCGCATCCTCGCCGGCCCGGAACGTATCGAGTCCGGCTGGTGGGACGGCGAGGATATACGGCGCGACTACTACCTCATCGAAACACGCGCCGGCCAGCGCGGCTGGGCCTTCCGCCCGCTCGGCAGCGACGGCCCGCTGCTGCTGCACGGCTGGTTCGCATGA
- a CDS encoding undecaprenyl-diphosphate phosphatase, giving the protein MDLWIAVQALILGVVEGLTEFLPVSSTGHQIIVADLIGFGGERALAFNIIIQLGAILAVVWEYRRKIIGVVVGLPKEREAQKFTLNLLIAFMPAVVLGVLFADLIHHYLFNPITVATALVIGGIVMLWAENRDHRIEAETVDDMRWTHALKVGFAQCLALVPGTSRSGSTIIGGLLFGLSRKAATEFSFFLAMPTMVGAAVYSGYKYRDLFQPGDFPVFAIGFVTSFLFAMLAVRALLKFIGNHSYAAFAWYRIVFGIVILATWQFGLIDWSTAVG; this is encoded by the coding sequence ATGGATCTTTGGATTGCCGTACAGGCATTGATTCTGGGAGTGGTTGAGGGCCTGACGGAGTTTCTGCCGGTATCCAGTACCGGGCACCAGATCATCGTCGCGGATCTGATCGGCTTTGGCGGCGAGCGCGCGCTGGCCTTCAACATCATTATTCAGCTGGGCGCCATCCTGGCGGTGGTCTGGGAATACCGCCGTAAGATCATCGGCGTGGTGGTGGGCCTGCCGAAGGAGCGTGAGGCGCAGAAGTTCACCCTGAATCTGCTGATCGCCTTCATGCCGGCAGTGGTGCTCGGCGTGTTGTTCGCCGACCTGATCCATCATTACCTGTTCAACCCGATCACGGTTGCCACCGCACTGGTGATCGGCGGCATCGTCATGCTCTGGGCGGAGAACCGCGACCATCGCATCGAAGCCGAAACAGTCGACGACATGCGCTGGACGCACGCGCTCAAGGTCGGTTTCGCCCAGTGCCTGGCGTTGGTGCCGGGTACGTCGCGCTCCGGTTCGACGATCATCGGCGGCCTCCTGTTCGGCCTCTCGCGCAAGGCCGCGACGGAGTTCTCCTTCTTCCTGGCGATGCCGACGATGGTGGGTGCGGCCGTGTACTCGGGCTACAAGTACCGCGACCTGTTCCAGCCCGGCGATTTCCCGGTGTTCGCCATCGGCTTCGTCACCTCGTTCCTCTTTGCGATGCTGGCGGTGCGGGCGTTGCTGAAGTTCATCGGCAACCACAGCTATGCGGCGTTTGCCTGGTATCGCATCGTGTTTGGCATCGTCATCCTGGCGACCTGGCAGTTCGGCCTGATCGACTGGAGCACGGCGGTGGGCTAG
- a CDS encoding ABC-F family ATPase gives MISTANITMQFGAKPLFENVSVKFGGGNRYGLIGANGCGKSTFMKILGGELEPSAGQVMLEPNVRLGKLRQDQFAYEDFSVIDTVIMGHEELWQIKAERDRIYSLPEMSEDDGMAVAELEVQFAEFDGYTAESRAGELLLGLGIPLEQHFGPMSAVAPGWKLRVLLAQALFSDPEVLLLDEPTNHLDINTIRWLESVLTARNSTMIIISHDRHFLNSVCTHMADLDYGELRLFPGNYDEYMTAATQARERLLSDNAKKKAQIAELQTFVSRFSANASKAKQATSRAKLIDKIQLEEVKPSSRVSPFIRFEQYKKLHRQAVTLERLSQGYDGTALFKNLNLQIEAGERVAIIGPNGIGKTTLLRTLVGEMPPMSGEVKWTESADVGYFAQDHAEDFEDDVTLFDWMGQWTQGGEQLVRGTLGRMLFSNDEIKKSVKVISGGEQGRMLFGKLILKKPNVLVMDEPTNHLDMESIEALNLALENYPGTLIFVSHDREFVSSLATRIIELSENGVTDFSGSYDDYLRSQGVLV, from the coding sequence TTGATTTCCACCGCTAACATCACCATGCAGTTCGGCGCCAAGCCGCTGTTCGAAAACGTTTCCGTCAAGTTCGGCGGCGGCAACCGCTACGGCCTGATCGGCGCCAACGGCTGCGGCAAGTCGACCTTCATGAAGATTCTCGGCGGCGAGCTGGAGCCGTCGGCCGGTCAGGTGATGCTCGAACCCAACGTGCGTCTGGGCAAGCTGCGCCAGGACCAGTTCGCCTACGAAGACTTCAGCGTGATCGACACCGTGATCATGGGCCACGAGGAGCTGTGGCAGATCAAGGCCGAGCGCGACCGCATCTATTCCCTGCCGGAAATGAGCGAGGATGACGGCATGGCCGTCGCGGAGCTCGAAGTGCAGTTCGCCGAGTTCGACGGCTACACCGCCGAATCCCGCGCCGGTGAGCTGCTGCTCGGCCTGGGCATTCCACTGGAGCAGCATTTCGGCCCGATGAGCGCCGTCGCGCCGGGCTGGAAGTTGCGCGTGCTGCTGGCCCAGGCGCTGTTCTCCGATCCGGAAGTGCTGCTGCTGGACGAACCGACCAACCACCTGGACATCAACACCATCCGCTGGCTGGAGTCGGTGCTCACGGCGCGCAACAGCACCATGATCATCATTTCCCACGACCGCCACTTCCTGAACTCGGTCTGCACCCACATGGCCGACCTGGATTACGGTGAGTTGCGCCTGTTCCCCGGCAACTACGACGAATACATGACCGCCGCGACCCAGGCCCGCGAGCGTCTGTTGTCGGACAATGCCAAGAAGAAGGCGCAGATCGCCGAGCTGCAGACCTTCGTCAGCCGCTTCTCGGCCAACGCCTCCAAGGCCAAGCAGGCCACCAGCCGCGCCAAGCTGATCGACAAGATTCAGCTTGAGGAGGTCAAGCCGTCCAGCCGGGTCAGCCCGTTCATCCGCTTCGAGCAATACAAGAAGCTGCACCGCCAGGCGGTCACGCTGGAACGCCTCAGCCAGGGTTACGACGGCACTGCGCTGTTCAAGAATCTGAACTTGCAGATCGAAGCCGGTGAGCGGGTCGCCATCATCGGGCCCAACGGCATCGGCAAGACCACCCTGCTGCGCACGCTGGTCGGCGAGATGCCGCCGATGTCCGGCGAAGTGAAATGGACCGAAAGCGCCGATGTCGGCTACTTCGCCCAGGACCACGCCGAGGACTTCGAGGACGACGTCACGCTGTTCGACTGGATGGGCCAGTGGACCCAGGGCGGCGAACAGCTGGTGCGTGGCACCCTTGGGCGCATGCTGTTTTCCAACGACGAGATCAAGAAGTCGGTAAAAGTGATTTCGGGGGGCGAACAGGGCCGCATGCTGTTCGGCAAGCTGATCCTGAAGAAACCCAATGTGCTGGTGATGGACGAACCGACCAACCACCTGGACATGGAGTCGATCGAGGCGCTCAACCTGGCACTGGAGAACTATCCGGGCACGCTGATCTTCGTCAGCCATGACCGCGAGTTTGTCAGCTCGCTGGCCACGCGCATCATCGAGCTGTCGGAGAACGGCGTGACCGACTTCAGCGGCAGCTACGACGACTACCTGCGCAGCCAGGGCGTGCTGGTCTGA